Proteins from a genomic interval of Enterococcus faecium:
- a CDS encoding phage tail tape measure protein: MAKKRTEAEVTFIANDDGLKSTLKEISAELTKNRAELKLEQAQLQQTGSESDKLGSKLSSLEKQYELQSQKVEVTSQRLANAKKYYGENSTEVQKLERELINQQTAQQRLSNEIDKTSNALAQAKGEIQTYESTMQQLDSEQKNVQASASLIESEYKKWQATAGQSASESEKLAKAQEFVSQQSENAEKTIDILRRQLEATQSEFGATSTEAMQMEAKLNDAEREFEELGQAAKNVDTTNLDDIGSKIDMNNLMEASDVLSDIGDKLTELGKQAVDSANSVGSSQSKIQANFGLTKQEAEELTNVARDIYYKGFGESLDQSTDALILVKRNLGDLNNQDLQNITEQAMVLENTMGADMDETLRGVNGLMVNFGLSAQDAMDLMVSGTQNGLDKTHELGDNMAEYSQLWSQMGYSADETFGMLQNGLDAGAYNLDKVNDLVKEMGISLTDGRFEQNMDMFSESTRKAFEEWKNGGGTQKDVINSMIQDFSNMDGQYDQLNKASTIWSALGEDNAMKVVQSLTDVNHTFDDVSGSAQKMNEDSTTPLQELNGKIAELKDSLAPIGNTIIDALEPVIDFLGKMADAFNNLPQPVQDYAVAIGGLTAAFTLLMPIIVGFMALGGPTTLIIGAVITAIAGVIAIIKNWGAITDWFKGIWSKFTDWLGGTLESIKEGASSVWDGVKETWSGFVDWVQEIWQGVSDWFGELWSGLVEGASNIWQGVQETWQAFVDWVSNIWNGVKEVWSIIWADIVGIVQIPWTLITSLIQAGINIIVGIFDVAGQLLGTAWQAVWTPISDFLKNIWDTMTQWVSIAWNGIVTTFHTIFDPIVAWWNGIWTSISTTASNIWNSISATASSIWNSIKNTITSLVQAAATVIQNIWSTVSSWLGGIWNSISSTASNIWNSVTSSISNAINAAKSAIQSVWNSISSWISGIWNGIKNTALNLWNGITSTISSKVNDGKNAISSGWSNLTSIVSGIFNNVKSTIANIWEGIKKTVSAPIDWIRDKISSLFDNLNISIPHIPLPHFKLSGEFNPLKGKIPTLGVDWYAKGSVFNSPNIIGVGEAGPEAVLPLKRSVLQEIGDRILSSTSVSSRAQTVQPVNNYEFNFTIDGNADEVTMKQTTQQIIDNITKVQNDNASAWR; encoded by the coding sequence ATGGCTAAAAAGAGAACAGAAGCAGAAGTAACTTTCATAGCTAACGATGACGGATTGAAATCTACGTTAAAAGAAATCAGTGCTGAATTAACTAAAAATAGAGCAGAATTAAAACTAGAACAAGCTCAATTGCAACAGACTGGTTCTGAATCAGACAAGTTAGGAAGTAAATTATCTTCTTTAGAAAAGCAGTATGAATTACAAAGTCAAAAAGTTGAAGTAACTAGTCAACGTTTAGCCAATGCCAAAAAATATTATGGAGAAAATTCCACCGAAGTTCAGAAACTTGAAAGAGAACTGATTAATCAACAAACAGCACAACAACGTTTGTCAAACGAAATTGATAAAACGAGTAATGCACTAGCTCAAGCAAAAGGCGAAATACAGACGTACGAGTCTACAATGCAACAGTTGGACAGTGAACAGAAAAATGTTCAAGCTAGTGCTTCTCTGATTGAATCAGAATATAAAAAATGGCAAGCAACTGCTGGTCAATCAGCTTCTGAATCCGAGAAATTAGCGAAAGCCCAAGAATTTGTTTCTCAACAATCTGAAAATGCGGAGAAAACGATAGATATCCTAAGACGACAGTTAGAAGCTACACAGTCTGAATTTGGCGCTACATCCACAGAAGCAATGCAGATGGAAGCGAAGCTTAATGATGCTGAACGTGAATTTGAAGAGTTAGGACAAGCTGCTAAAAATGTAGATACAACTAACTTGGACGATATCGGAAGCAAAATAGATATGAATAATTTAATGGAAGCTTCTGACGTTTTAAGCGACATTGGCGATAAGCTTACAGAATTAGGGAAACAAGCAGTGGACTCAGCTAACAGTGTAGGTAGTTCCCAGAGTAAGATACAAGCTAATTTTGGTTTGACTAAACAAGAGGCTGAAGAATTAACGAATGTAGCCAGAGACATTTATTATAAAGGTTTTGGAGAATCGTTAGATCAGTCCACAGATGCATTGATTTTGGTAAAGCGTAATTTAGGCGATTTAAATAATCAAGATTTACAAAATATCACGGAACAAGCTATGGTCCTAGAAAACACCATGGGCGCTGATATGGATGAAACGTTACGTGGTGTAAATGGCTTAATGGTCAATTTCGGCTTGAGTGCTCAAGATGCAATGGATTTAATGGTTTCGGGTACTCAAAACGGTTTAGATAAAACGCACGAATTAGGCGACAATATGGCAGAATATAGCCAATTATGGAGTCAAATGGGATATTCAGCTGATGAAACGTTCGGAATGCTTCAAAATGGTTTAGATGCGGGTGCTTATAACCTTGATAAAGTCAATGACTTAGTTAAGGAAATGGGAATATCGTTAACAGATGGTCGATTTGAGCAAAACATGGATATGTTTAGTGAAAGTACTAGAAAAGCTTTTGAAGAGTGGAAAAATGGCGGAGGAACACAAAAAGACGTTATTAATTCCATGATTCAAGATTTTAGCAATATGGATGGTCAATACGACCAATTAAATAAAGCTTCGACAATTTGGTCTGCGCTTGGCGAAGATAATGCGATGAAAGTTGTCCAATCTTTAACTGATGTTAACCATACATTTGATGATGTTAGTGGATCTGCACAAAAAATGAATGAAGATTCTACTACTCCGTTGCAAGAGTTGAACGGGAAAATAGCTGAATTAAAGGATTCATTAGCTCCTATAGGCAACACAATCATAGATGCACTCGAACCAGTAATTGATTTTCTAGGAAAGATGGCTGATGCGTTTAATAATCTTCCACAACCAGTACAGGATTATGCCGTAGCAATTGGCGGATTGACTGCTGCATTTACTTTATTAATGCCAATAATAGTTGGCTTCATGGCTCTAGGTGGTCCTACTACATTAATAATAGGAGCAGTTATTACTGCTATTGCTGGAGTTATAGCAATTATAAAAAACTGGGGTGCAATTACTGACTGGTTTAAGGGAATATGGAGTAAATTCACTGATTGGTTGGGTGGTACTTTGGAAAGTATAAAAGAAGGTGCCTCATCAGTTTGGGATGGAGTCAAAGAAACCTGGTCTGGATTTGTAGATTGGGTTCAAGAAATTTGGCAAGGAGTTTCTGATTGGTTTGGAGAGTTATGGAGCGGATTAGTTGAAGGAGCTTCCAACATCTGGCAAGGAGTCCAAGAGACTTGGCAAGCATTCGTTGATTGGGTTTCAAATATTTGGAACGGAGTCAAAGAAGTATGGTCGATTATTTGGGCAGACATTGTAGGAATTGTTCAAATACCATGGACATTAATAACGTCATTGATTCAAGCTGGTATTAATATTATCGTGGGTATTTTTGATGTAGCTGGACAGTTATTAGGCACAGCTTGGCAAGCTGTTTGGACACCTATTTCTGATTTCCTTAAAAATATTTGGGATACTATGACACAATGGGTAAGCATCGCCTGGAATGGAATTGTAACTACATTCCATACTATATTTGATCCAATTGTGGCATGGTGGAACGGTATATGGACATCCATTAGTACTACGGCTTCAAATATTTGGAATTCAATTAGTGCAACAGCTTCTAGTATTTGGAACAGTATCAAGAATACAATCACTAGCTTGGTACAAGCAGCTGCTACAGTAATTCAAAATATTTGGTCAACTGTATCTAGTTGGTTAGGTGGAATTTGGAATTCAATCAGCTCTACAGCATCAAATATCTGGAATAGTGTGACAAGCAGTATAAGCAATGCTATAAATGCAGCTAAAAGTGCCATTCAAAGTGTTTGGAATAGCATATCTTCGTGGATTAGTGGAATTTGGAACGGTATCAAAAACACTGCTTTAAACCTTTGGAATGGAATTACAAGCACTATTAGCTCTAAAGTAAACGACGGAAAAAATGCAATTTCAAGCGGTTGGTCCAATCTAACAAGTATTGTTTCCGGCATATTCAATAATGTTAAAAGTACAATTGCTAACATTTGGGAAGGTATCAAAAAGACTGTTAGCGCTCCAATTGATTGGATTAGAGATAAAATCAGCAGCCTTTTTGATAATTTGAATATTTCGATACCACATATTCCGTTACCACATTTTAAATTGAGTGGGGAATTCAATCCATTGAAGGGAAAAATCCCAACGTTGGGTGTTGATTGGTATGCGAAAGGTAGTGTGTTTAATTCTCCGAATATTATCGGTGTCGGTGAAGCAGGGCCTGAAGCAGTTTTACCTTTGAAAAGATCTGTGCTGCAAGAAATTGGTGATCGTATCTTGAGTAGCACCTCAGTTTCATCTAGGGCACAAACGGTTCAACCTGTGAACAATTACGAATTCAATTTCACAATTGATGGTAACGCAGATGAAGTTACTATGAAGCAAACAACTCAACAAATCATTGATAACATTACAAAAGTTCAAAATGATAATGCTTCGGCATGGCGTTAA